From Chiloscyllium punctatum isolate Juve2018m chromosome 36, sChiPun1.3, whole genome shotgun sequence, the proteins below share one genomic window:
- the LOC140459964 gene encoding probable G-protein coupled receptor 139, whose protein sequence is MEDTKSRQIMEGHITAAPESNSLAIVVLCQRKCGLSLCITFYLVAITIADFLVIMAGCVLNRIGGIYFRNSVLSTTPACTVTSVMVYATRDGSVWLTVAFTIDRFVAISWQKLKIRYCTKKTATLVIGMICSLSCVKNVPFCLVSQPLYIVDGVPWFCDINPIYYTSSFWKVYDKLDQILTPLLPFLLILLLNTLTVIHILKASRARKRLWGEGDRADPEMTNRRRSIVLLFAISISFLLLWATYVGRYLYVQLVGEGYFNGLDSSKPDIILQETTNMLQILSSCNNVFIYVVSQTKFREEMKKLLMCPFTTITNFTW, encoded by the exons ATGGAAGACACCAAGAGCAGACAGATAATGGAGGGCCACATCACCGCTGCTCCAGAAT CAAACTCGTTGGCGATTGTGGTCCTGTGTCAAAGAAAATGTGGGCTCTCTCTCTGCATCACATTTTACCTCGTGGCAATCACAATAGCAGACTTCCTTGTCATTATGGCTGGCTGTGTGCTCAACCGTATTGGTGGTATCTACTTCAGAAACAGTGTCTTGTCCACCACCCCTGCGTGTACAGTCACCAGTGTGATGGTCTATGCTACACGAGATGGCTCTGTCTGGCTGACAGTGGCTTTCACCATTGACCGTTTTGTGGCCATCAGCTGGCAGAAGCTGAAGATCAGATACTGCACCAAGAAAACTGCAACTCTGGTAATAGGAATGATTTGTTCTCTGAGCTGTGTCAAGAATGTCCCTTTCTGCTTAGTCTCTCAACCGCTGTACATTGTGGACGGGGTGCCCTGGTTCTGTGACATTAATCCAATCTATTACACTTCGTCCTTCTGGAAGGTCTACGACAAGCTGGATCAGATTTTAACACCACTTCTCCCTTTCCTTCTCATTCTGCTTCTCAACACATTAACTGTAATACACATCTTAAAAGCTAGCAGAGCCCGCAAAAGACTTTGGGGTGAAGGTGACCGTGCAGACCCAGAGATGACCAATCGCAGAAGATCCATTGTCTTGCTCTTTGCCATCTCGATCAGTTTCCTCCTCCTTTGGGCCACTTATGTGGGGCGTTACCTTTACGTGCAATTGGTAGGTGAAGGTTACTTCAACGGCTTGGATTCCAGTAAGCCTGATATTATTCTTCAAGAAACAACCAACATGCTACAGATCCTTAGTTCCTGCAACAATGTCTTCATTTATGTGGTTTCCCAGACCAAATTTCGAGAAGAGATGAAAAAGCTGCTCATGTGTCCTTTCACTACCATCACTAATTTTACATGGTGA